A single window of uncultured Pseudodesulfovibrio sp. DNA harbors:
- a CDS encoding peptidoglycan-binding domain-containing protein, with the protein MKKRILALSLLICLTTVSPVMGQDVEWPPDALAVSYAVAAKLTNQQGPSSVSFIPGADAYMEGLNNGYFYTFKHGGAIPVIGQNYGIGDNYAADVAGVIHLFDPNERIATLQYLAQYTVQKDKISITQCLAATSSPSKLTLEVYMIPYATFLQAVPIESRGDWGAVYHAAKTYGFNPQRDQTKIDKYLVMTFVKNRLPADAKFEVIMSDRKKAQWQRDNLAKKQESYLDYDGWRVHMFAAKFNPSSLRDRFYNNYYYTPGSGINQDLRERNHVARYNSKPSASGPSAPMQTATAPPAVSTNQPQQTYRPVPHQQKVPVNAYAPTPTPQTRSGEGPYGRGTAFLNPLFPEDVKAMQVRLRDLGYYKGTIDQNWGPMTKQALDNFAVKYGFPKGQWSLGLQKALFKGTGL; encoded by the coding sequence ATGAAAAAGCGCATTCTCGCTCTCAGCCTTCTGATATGCCTGACAACAGTCTCCCCCGTCATGGGACAGGATGTGGAGTGGCCGCCGGATGCCCTTGCCGTATCTTATGCCGTAGCCGCCAAACTCACCAACCAACAAGGACCGAGCTCTGTCTCATTTATTCCCGGGGCAGATGCATATATGGAAGGCCTCAACAACGGGTACTTCTACACTTTCAAACATGGCGGGGCGATCCCGGTCATAGGCCAAAACTACGGTATCGGCGACAACTATGCAGCTGATGTGGCCGGTGTCATCCATCTTTTCGATCCGAATGAACGCATCGCAACCCTGCAATATTTGGCTCAATACACTGTTCAAAAGGACAAGATCAGCATCACACAATGTTTGGCCGCAACATCTTCTCCATCAAAACTGACCCTAGAAGTCTATATGATCCCGTATGCGACATTTCTTCAAGCTGTCCCGATTGAATCCCGTGGGGATTGGGGAGCGGTCTACCATGCAGCCAAAACATACGGTTTCAATCCTCAACGAGACCAAACTAAAATCGATAAATATCTGGTTATGACCTTCGTCAAAAACCGTCTCCCTGCGGATGCCAAATTTGAAGTCATCATGAGTGATCGGAAAAAAGCACAATGGCAACGGGACAATCTGGCAAAAAAGCAGGAGTCATATCTCGACTATGATGGCTGGCGAGTGCACATGTTCGCAGCAAAATTCAACCCGTCCAGCCTCCGTGACCGATTTTACAACAATTACTATTACACACCGGGAAGTGGGATCAACCAAGATTTACGCGAAAGAAATCATGTTGCCCGATACAACTCCAAACCGTCCGCCTCCGGGCCGTCTGCTCCTATGCAGACTGCAACCGCCCCTCCTGCCGTGAGCACAAATCAGCCTCAACAGACATATCGCCCGGTTCCTCATCAACAAAAAGTACCTGTCAATGCATACGCCCCAACGCCAACACCTCAAACAAGGTCCGGCGAAGGCCCGTATGGGCGTGGCACGGCTTTCCTGAACCCTCTCTTTCCAGAAGACGTAAAAGCCATGCAGGTCCGTTTGCGCGACCTTGGCTACTACAAAGGTACAATCGACCAAAACTGGGGACCAATGACCAAACAGGCTTTAGATAATTTCGCAGTGAAATACGGATTCCCCAAAGGGCAATGGAGCCTTGGACTACAAAAAGCTCTTTTCAAGGGGACCGGATTGTAG
- a CDS encoding peptidoglycan-binding domain-containing protein, translating into MRKYTILTILVLFSLALTACKMDGLGSTPPPPPPKKVQTPEVIPVKQEQAPDDIKLVTSALLERLRGGKIAVENVTFDPAGRHAVGEKEFDYEGFDVQNVAVTGYETTVLNQGEVLVMLEGVFLFKDVINRRAGVYYAAQYVVTKRSVNITKSVVVGIPPDFPRVETFFVKEKTFKAVASTLTSYMDYYLFAIENAEPMTYGEDGSKTGIKSKYFIMTFCKDRLFQESSLAMKVTSRAYGAGTKLAEAISINDSGWRILIAGGEFTPGSSRSRFYVGVTYKQDPTGYLPAVVVGEFANVKKDRTEAPPAPVAAQPAAATATSAPAPAMPAAPAPAMPAAPAPAMSAAPAPAMPAAPAPAMQAPSTDGPLGAGRAFLNPVFPEDVKVMQVRLKELGYYKGKIDQNFGPLTKQALDNFAVKYGFPKGQWSLGVQKALFKGTGL; encoded by the coding sequence ATGCGCAAATATACCATTCTCACGATTCTGGTATTGTTCAGCCTTGCCCTGACCGCCTGCAAAATGGATGGTCTGGGTTCAACTCCTCCACCGCCTCCACCTAAAAAGGTGCAGACGCCCGAGGTCATTCCCGTCAAACAGGAACAGGCTCCCGATGACATCAAGCTGGTAACTTCGGCTTTACTCGAACGCCTTCGCGGTGGGAAAATCGCGGTGGAAAATGTCACCTTCGATCCTGCTGGCCGTCATGCCGTTGGCGAAAAAGAATTTGATTACGAGGGATTCGACGTCCAAAACGTGGCCGTGACCGGGTACGAAACCACCGTGCTCAATCAAGGTGAAGTTCTGGTCATGCTTGAAGGCGTATTCCTGTTCAAAGATGTCATCAACCGTCGTGCGGGCGTCTATTACGCAGCCCAGTACGTGGTGACAAAAAGATCCGTCAATATCACCAAATCCGTTGTAGTTGGCATCCCGCCGGACTTTCCAAGAGTGGAAACATTCTTCGTCAAAGAAAAGACATTCAAGGCTGTCGCTTCCACACTCACCAGTTACATGGACTACTACCTGTTCGCCATTGAAAACGCCGAACCCATGACCTATGGCGAAGATGGTTCCAAAACCGGCATCAAATCCAAATACTTCATCATGACCTTCTGTAAAGATCGGTTGTTCCAGGAATCCTCGCTGGCCATGAAAGTAACAAGCCGCGCATATGGCGCAGGCACAAAATTGGCCGAAGCAATTTCCATCAACGACTCTGGCTGGCGTATTCTGATAGCGGGTGGCGAGTTCACTCCCGGCTCAAGCAGAAGTAGATTCTACGTGGGCGTCACCTACAAACAAGACCCGACAGGTTATCTTCCAGCCGTGGTGGTTGGTGAGTTCGCCAACGTGAAAAAAGATCGCACTGAAGCCCCTCCTGCTCCTGTTGCCGCACAACCTGCCGCAGCCACAGCAACTTCGGCTCCAGCTCCTGCGATGCCAGCCGCACCAGCTCCCGCTATGCCTGCGGCACCAGCTCCCGCTATGTCAGCCGCACCTGCTCCCGCTATGCCAGCGGCTCCTGCCCCAGCAATGCAGGCACCTTCTACCGATGGACCACTTGGTGCTGGGCGCGCGTTCCTGAACCCGGTCTTCCCGGAAGACGTCAAGGTCATGCAGGTCCGCCTGAAAGAGCTTGGCTACTATAAAGGCAAAATCGACCAGAACTTTGGTCCTCTGACCAAACAGGCTCTGGACAACTTCGCCGTCAAATACGGCTTTCCCAAAGGGCAATGGAGCCTCGGGGTTCAAAAGGCCCTGTTCAAAGGAACCGGACTGTAA
- the fliQ gene encoding flagellar biosynthesis protein FliQ, whose translation MTPEFVVGFARQAIEMTLIISLPMLGIGMVVGIIISIIQAATQIQEMTLTMVPKIVAIFLALLIAFPWIMDKMVSYTTNLFLNLPNYIK comes from the coding sequence ATGACTCCGGAATTTGTGGTCGGCTTTGCCCGACAAGCCATTGAGATGACTTTGATCATTTCCCTCCCCATGCTCGGTATCGGCATGGTCGTTGGTATTATCATTTCCATCATTCAGGCTGCCACCCAAATTCAGGAAATGACCCTGACCATGGTCCCGAAAATTGTCGCAATATTTCTCGCCCTCCTCATAGCATTCCCATGGATCATGGATAAAATGGTATCCTATACAACGAATCTTTTTCTGAATCTGCCCAACTACATCAAATAA
- the fliP gene encoding flagellar type III secretion system pore protein FliP (The bacterial flagellar biogenesis protein FliP forms a type III secretion system (T3SS)-type pore required for flagellar assembly.) — MKSNRGRITAFILIALAGVLLPALAFGQAPTIPKLTMELAAGQADPAEISTLLEILFLLTVLSMAPAIMLTMTSFTRIIIVFHFIRQAMGTQQMPPNQVLAGLAIFMTLVIMMPVGKAVNDTALQPYMNEQINFEEALNRAQVPIREFMFKHTREKDLSIFYSITKEDRPQTKEDVNTLMLIAAYTISELKTGFTIGFLIYIPFLILDMVVASILLAMGMMMLPPVMISLPFKILLFILIDGWNLLVGSLVNTFQ, encoded by the coding sequence ATGAAGAGTAACAGGGGCCGGATAACGGCATTCATCCTGATCGCTCTTGCTGGCGTCCTCCTCCCTGCTCTGGCTTTCGGACAAGCTCCAACCATTCCAAAATTGACCATGGAACTGGCCGCAGGACAGGCCGACCCTGCTGAAATATCCACCCTACTCGAAATTTTATTCCTGCTCACAGTCCTGTCCATGGCCCCAGCAATCATGCTGACCATGACCTCCTTCACTCGCATCATCATCGTTTTTCACTTCATTCGTCAGGCTATGGGAACGCAGCAGATGCCGCCCAATCAGGTGTTGGCAGGACTGGCCATATTTATGACGCTGGTCATCATGATGCCCGTGGGAAAAGCTGTAAATGACACAGCTCTCCAGCCTTACATGAATGAACAAATCAATTTTGAAGAAGCCTTGAACAGAGCGCAGGTCCCCATCCGCGAATTCATGTTCAAGCATACCCGCGAAAAAGACCTGTCCATATTCTACTCAATCACCAAGGAAGACCGTCCCCAGACAAAAGAGGACGTAAACACCCTGATGCTGATTGCCGCCTACACCATTTCAGAACTCAAAACCGGTTTCACCATCGGCTTTTTAATCTACATCCCGTTCCTGATTCTGGACATGGTCGTTGCCTCAATCCTACTCGCCATGGGTATGATGATGTTGCCACCGGTCATGATCTCACTGCCATTTAAAATCTTGTTGTTTATTCTTATCGACGGCTGGAACCTGCTCGTAGGTTCTTTGGTCAACACGTTCCAGTGA
- the fliO gene encoding flagellar biosynthetic protein FliO, which translates to MANTTVVETVATPMQLPAVDSGTTILTTAGYLFLLLGVIFLAYYLLKRFGVPAAFSSGQNGPRLISRLMLGNRQSVAVVRYRDKDLLLGVTDNSISLINEEEADSSQHGPVTPVKSFASLLKRSTDNEE; encoded by the coding sequence TTGGCTAACACGACCGTCGTAGAAACAGTGGCAACCCCCATGCAGTTGCCAGCCGTGGACTCAGGAACAACCATCCTGACCACTGCCGGCTATCTGTTTCTTCTGCTCGGCGTCATTTTTCTGGCCTACTACCTGCTTAAACGCTTCGGTGTCCCTGCGGCATTCTCGTCCGGTCAAAATGGACCACGCCTGATCAGCCGACTCATGCTCGGCAATCGTCAATCCGTGGCCGTGGTCAGGTATCGAGACAAGGATTTACTGCTCGGCGTGACTGACAACAGTATTTCCCTGATCAACGAAGAAGAAGCGGACAGTTCGCAACACGGACCTGTCACACCAGTAAAGAGTTTTGCATCACTTCTGAAGAGGAGCACCGACAATGAAGAGTAA
- the fliN gene encoding flagellar motor switch protein FliN: MAEDQDKLAQEWADALLDGDGDASVDSDDPLGGLENITDPSDAGSADVGQDDEALADEWAAALADTEQEEVKHEKEQAFLSTQTHDYELPDMGADAKAGSSSGKRDLDFILDIPLEVSAELGRTKLLINELLQLGQGSVVELNKLAGEPLEIYVNGKLVARGEAVVINEKFGIRLTDIISPIERVKQLG; this comes from the coding sequence ATGGCTGAAGATCAAGATAAACTTGCACAGGAATGGGCCGACGCCCTGCTGGATGGCGATGGAGATGCATCCGTCGACTCCGACGATCCGCTTGGTGGATTGGAAAACATCACCGATCCCTCAGACGCAGGCAGTGCCGACGTTGGACAGGATGACGAAGCCCTTGCAGACGAATGGGCTGCTGCTCTGGCCGACACCGAACAGGAAGAGGTCAAACACGAAAAGGAACAGGCTTTCCTTTCAACGCAGACCCACGACTACGAGCTTCCCGATATGGGCGCAGACGCCAAGGCCGGCAGCTCTTCGGGCAAACGCGATCTGGACTTCATTCTGGATATCCCTCTGGAAGTTTCCGCCGAACTCGGACGCACAAAACTGCTCATCAACGAACTGCTCCAATTGGGTCAGGGTTCAGTCGTGGAATTGAACAAGCTGGCTGGTGAGCCTCTTGAAATTTACGTCAACGGCAAATTGGTCGCCCGTGGCGAAGCCGTTGTCATCAACGAAAAGTTTGGTATCCGGCTGACAGATATTATCAGCCCCATCGAACGAGTGAAACAACTTGGCTAA
- a CDS encoding flagellar basal body-associated protein FliL, producing the protein MADEELTQEEGKKKGGMLKWIIILVVLIALGVGGYFGYTMFFAAPDDEATSEETTDAQAPLEDLEGQLVPLPVFLVNLADPLGRRYLKLGVEVEVRDADAQAALAKYEAKVKDTLLLLLSSKTYDGLSTMKAKVELKQEIADRLNQILGNGSVLRVYITEMVIQ; encoded by the coding sequence ATGGCTGATGAAGAACTGACGCAGGAAGAAGGGAAGAAAAAAGGCGGAATGCTCAAGTGGATCATCATCCTTGTGGTGCTGATTGCTCTGGGTGTTGGCGGATACTTCGGATATACCATGTTTTTTGCCGCGCCAGATGACGAAGCCACCAGTGAAGAAACAACCGATGCACAGGCCCCGCTGGAAGACTTGGAAGGGCAACTCGTGCCACTGCCGGTCTTTCTGGTAAACCTCGCCGACCCGCTTGGCCGCAGATACCTCAAACTCGGTGTTGAAGTTGAAGTTCGCGATGCTGACGCGCAGGCTGCTCTGGCAAAATATGAAGCCAAGGTTAAAGATACCTTGCTCCTGCTGCTTTCAAGCAAGACATATGATGGCCTCTCCACCATGAAAGCCAAAGTTGAACTCAAACAGGAAATCGCTGACAGGCTGAACCAGATACTCGGAAATGGCAGTGTGCTCAGGGTCTATATAACGGAAATGGTTATCCAGTAG
- a CDS encoding OmpA family protein — translation MGKKKKEICPPLALWLVTFSDLMTLLLTFFVLLLTMASMDNAILTTVTLTTADLGLLDKRGSGRISVKDRMVIDLMEKPWEVLDKKDRIKDLLFPDDTLPEEIDKSDLDTNLDVLAKPDGVALVFTDGILFSPGTSELSDKGQFLISRLVPMMTHTVAPINVAGYTDTSDNAETPLQLSGDRALAVLAYLVDLGVPNKRFSISAYGGNFPVVNERGFPVESPKNRRVEILLKTARPIGGYQ, via the coding sequence ATGGGTAAAAAGAAAAAAGAGATATGCCCGCCTTTGGCGCTTTGGCTCGTCACGTTCTCGGACCTGATGACCCTCTTGCTCACTTTTTTCGTGCTGCTGCTAACGATGGCCTCAATGGACAACGCTATTTTGACCACTGTGACCCTGACAACCGCCGACCTCGGCCTGCTAGACAAGCGAGGCTCTGGTCGAATTTCAGTCAAGGATCGAATGGTTATCGACCTCATGGAAAAACCATGGGAAGTGCTGGATAAAAAGGATCGCATCAAGGACCTGCTATTCCCGGATGACACCCTGCCCGAAGAAATCGACAAATCCGACCTCGACACAAATCTCGATGTCCTTGCCAAACCCGACGGGGTCGCTCTAGTCTTTACCGACGGCATCCTGTTCTCCCCCGGCACCAGTGAGCTGTCCGACAAAGGACAATTCCTTATTTCACGGCTTGTTCCCATGATGACCCACACCGTAGCCCCTATTAACGTTGCCGGATATACTGACACGAGCGACAACGCGGAAACTCCACTGCAACTTTCAGGAGACCGCGCTCTGGCAGTGCTCGCATATCTCGTGGACCTCGGCGTCCCGAATAAACGATTTTCGATCTCAGCCTATGGAGGCAATTTCCCGGTGGTAAATGAGCGAGGCTTTCCCGTGGAGTCTCCCAAAAACCGCCGTGTAGAGATACTTCTGAAAACCGCACGGCCAATTGGTGGCTACCAGTAG
- a CDS encoding flagellar motor protein MotB, which produces MAKKEKKLVCEEIPPWMVTFADVMTLMLTFFILLVSMSTVDQRRKLVALGSIIGTFGFNEASYEVFSKKDNKKTVEPGPMDSGDLEPLKELKWENIDDDINFRSNRFVQILSINARLLFGPDGFTLSPEGIETLNGFLPMLQQVRYPLLLAGHTSTLRDEFGLDYQPDDAQQNPDLSWKLSLNRSLAIYQYLLDNGLSPDMLRVEAFGKFRPHYPQNTAENRSRNRRVDIVLDKRSNQLGEQIIQAAPVEEKRTDTLKVDGFEFDVSTPKELE; this is translated from the coding sequence ATGGCCAAAAAAGAAAAAAAGCTCGTTTGCGAAGAGATTCCCCCGTGGATGGTTACATTCGCGGACGTCATGACGCTGATGCTGACATTCTTCATCCTGCTGGTCTCCATGTCCACCGTGGACCAACGACGCAAACTTGTCGCCCTTGGTTCCATCATCGGCACATTCGGCTTCAACGAAGCCAGCTATGAAGTTTTTTCCAAAAAAGACAACAAAAAAACAGTTGAACCCGGCCCCATGGATTCAGGGGACCTTGAGCCGCTCAAGGAACTCAAGTGGGAAAATATTGATGACGATATAAACTTCCGCTCGAACCGGTTCGTTCAAATCCTGAGTATCAACGCCAGACTCCTGTTCGGCCCGGACGGTTTCACCCTTTCCCCGGAAGGCATTGAAACCTTGAACGGCTTTCTGCCCATGCTGCAACAAGTGCGCTATCCGCTACTTCTTGCCGGGCACACCTCAACACTTCGGGATGAATTCGGTCTCGATTATCAACCTGATGACGCTCAACAAAATCCCGACCTTTCATGGAAACTTTCCTTGAATCGCTCTCTTGCCATCTATCAATATCTGTTGGACAACGGATTGAGTCCTGACATGCTCAGGGTTGAAGCCTTTGGTAAATTCAGACCCCATTATCCACAAAATACAGCAGAAAATCGCAGCCGCAACAGACGCGTGGACATTGTCCTCGATAAACGCTCCAACCAGTTGGGCGAACAAATCATCCAAGCCGCTCCCGTTGAAGAGAAACGGACCGACACCCTGAAGGTGGACGGCTTCGAATTCGATGTCTCCACCCCGAAAGAGTTGGAGTAG
- a CDS encoding MotA/TolQ/ExbB proton channel family protein, with product MDLGTIIGIVLSFGLVLSAIMTGSSLIIFVSVPSLLIVVGGTIGAGLVNYPMNYIIGVIGVIKNTFFSSLDAPSEVIERFKDYANRARREGILSLEPLIKEIDDDYMRKGLQLTVDGLEPQTIQEILETEISYLGERHATGADVVAALGTLAPAMGMIGTVIGLVQMLQTMSDPSSIGPAMAVALLTTLYGAIIANLILNPMAGKLKARSKEEILLREMIMEGILSISKGENPRIIEEKLNSYLPPKDRIVSE from the coding sequence ATGGATCTCGGAACCATAATTGGCATTGTTCTCTCATTCGGACTGGTGCTGTCGGCTATCATGACAGGCTCCAGCCTGATCATTTTCGTTTCCGTGCCGTCGCTGCTTATTGTTGTAGGCGGTACTATCGGTGCCGGTCTGGTCAACTATCCCATGAACTACATCATTGGCGTCATCGGGGTTATCAAAAACACGTTCTTTTCCAGTCTGGATGCTCCGTCCGAGGTCATTGAACGCTTCAAGGATTACGCCAACCGCGCCCGCCGCGAAGGTATTCTCTCTCTGGAACCGCTTATCAAAGAAATCGACGACGACTACATGCGCAAAGGATTGCAGCTCACCGTTGATGGCCTGGAACCACAAACCATTCAGGAAATTCTGGAAACCGAAATTTCATACCTTGGAGAACGACACGCCACAGGTGCGGATGTTGTGGCGGCTCTCGGCACCTTGGCTCCGGCCATGGGCATGATCGGAACTGTCATCGGTCTGGTACAGATGCTTCAAACAATGTCGGACCCATCTTCCATCGGTCCGGCCATGGCTGTTGCCTTGCTGACCACCTTGTACGGTGCGATCATAGCCAACCTCATCCTCAACCCCATGGCAGGCAAACTCAAAGCCCGCAGCAAGGAAGAAATCCTGCTCCGGGAAATGATCATGGAAGGAATCTTGTCCATTTCCAAGGGCGAAAACCCGCGCATCATTGAAGAAAAACTGAACAGTTACCTGCCTCCCAAGGACAGGATTGTTTCGGAATAG
- a CDS encoding YggS family pyridoxal phosphate-dependent enzyme gives MSTRKTELADKTAQVKEDLAEAAKAAGRKPEDISLVAVSKLHPASDIRALVESGQVDFGENYVQEVLNKQEELADLSVNWHFIGGLQSNKAKFVAGNFALVHSVDSRKLAQALHKKASSLDVVQDILLQVNIAGETQKSGITVDSLPELADEVMEMKNVRLVGLMTMPPFFNDPERARPVFSRLRELRDALESQLGKRLPHLSMGMTGDFIPAVQEGATLVRIGTRIFGARPPKV, from the coding sequence ATGAGCACAAGAAAGACTGAATTGGCCGACAAAACGGCCCAAGTGAAAGAGGACCTGGCCGAGGCCGCAAAGGCCGCAGGCCGTAAGCCCGAAGACATTTCATTGGTGGCAGTGTCAAAACTGCACCCGGCCTCGGATATCCGGGCGTTGGTTGAAAGTGGTCAGGTGGACTTTGGCGAAAACTATGTTCAGGAAGTCCTGAACAAACAGGAAGAGCTGGCCGATCTGAGTGTCAATTGGCACTTTATCGGTGGGTTGCAATCCAACAAAGCCAAATTCGTTGCCGGGAATTTTGCACTGGTGCACAGCGTAGATTCACGTAAGCTGGCCCAAGCATTGCATAAAAAGGCTTCGAGCCTCGATGTAGTTCAAGACATACTCTTGCAGGTTAATATCGCAGGAGAAACACAAAAGTCTGGAATTACGGTAGATTCATTGCCTGAATTGGCTGACGAAGTCATGGAAATGAAAAATGTACGCCTTGTCGGTTTAATGACAATGCCGCCTTTTTTCAATGATCCAGAGCGAGCTCGACCTGTTTTTTCCCGTTTGCGAGAGTTGCGGGATGCGCTGGAAAGCCAACTGGGAAAACGATTGCCGCATCTGTCCATGGGCATGACCGGAGATTTCATTCCGGCAGTGCAGGAAGGCGCGACACTTGTACGAATAGGAACACGAATTTTCGGGGCACGGCCTCCGAAGGTATAA